One window from the genome of Sphingomonas crocodyli encodes:
- a CDS encoding alkylphosphonate utilization protein, whose translation MSDEDFVYDEATGEWVPGGSAAPVASSDVEVRDAVGNLLADGDQVTLIKDLKVKGAGQTLKRGTLIKSIRLTGDEQEIDCRYDGIKGLVLRAEFVRKR comes from the coding sequence ATGAGTGACGAGGATTTCGTCTATGACGAAGCGACCGGCGAATGGGTCCCGGGCGGATCGGCCGCGCCCGTCGCGTCGAGCGATGTCGAGGTGCGCGACGCGGTCGGCAACCTGCTGGCCGACGGCGATCAGGTGACGTTGATCAAGGATCTGAAGGTCAAGGGCGCGGGGCAGACGCTGAAGCGCGGCACTTTGATCAAATCGATCCGGCTGACCGGCGACGAGCAGGAGATCGATTGCCGCTATGACGGCATCAAGGGCCTGGTCCTGCGCGCCGAATTCGTGCGGAAGCGCTAA
- a CDS encoding spermidine synthase, which yields MVPRVLIDTAKVPGGEGELRLMKRGADFLISLWGNELMNSRLSGSEKALATLACERLRGRHNIRMLIGGLGMGFTLRAALAELPKDARITVVELVPEVVQWARGPMAELFGDCLDDPRVTIVERDVGEVIDETPGQWDAILMDVDNGPDGVVRKSNDRLYARSGLDMARRAVAPGGVLAYWSAASDPAFARRLAGNKGWHTDEIVSRANGAKGARHVIWVTTKL from the coding sequence ATGGTCCCCCGCGTCCTGATCGACACCGCGAAGGTGCCCGGCGGCGAAGGCGAGCTGCGGCTGATGAAGCGCGGCGCCGACTTCCTGATCTCGCTGTGGGGCAATGAGCTGATGAACAGCCGGCTCAGCGGCTCCGAAAAGGCGCTGGCGACGCTCGCCTGCGAACGGCTGCGCGGGCGGCACAATATCCGCATGCTGATCGGTGGCCTGGGCATGGGCTTCACCCTGCGCGCGGCGCTGGCCGAACTGCCGAAGGATGCGCGCATCACCGTGGTCGAACTGGTGCCCGAAGTCGTCCAGTGGGCGCGCGGGCCGATGGCCGAACTGTTCGGCGACTGCCTGGACGATCCGCGCGTCACCATCGTCGAACGCGATGTCGGCGAGGTGATCGACGAGACGCCGGGCCAGTGGGACGCGATCCTGATGGACGTCGACAACGGCCCCGACGGCGTCGTCCGCAAATCGAACGACCGGCTCTACGCGCGCTCCGGCCTCGACATGGCGCGCCGCGCGGTGGCGCCGGGCGGGGTGCTCGCCTACTGGTCCGCCGCGTCCGACCCCGCCTTCGCGCGGCGATTGGCAGGCAACAAGGGCTGGCATACCGACGAGATCGTCAGCCGCGCGAACGGCGCCAAGGGCGCACGCCACGTCATCTGGGTGACGACGAAACTCTGA
- a CDS encoding DUF481 domain-containing protein, whose amino-acid sequence MKRTIGLFVLAGSASPLAAAPLPDAVRAMIEDAIQSGDPQTTSAVIGVAKRTNPESIAEIDAMTNSYNREVAAQAKAKADAERERLASAGILSLWKGQVELGGSWSTGNTRTLGLYGATNLKRSGLNWEHLFTARIDYQETDKVPTTERAVAAWQPRYKISPSYYAFGLSQYEHDRFLGYDHRFTGGAGLGVVAVNSPKLRIEVDAGPVVRYTRFRDPAEPDETRIAGRGSIDAKWTPWSQVTLAQQLAIYGPGAHTTVTSTSSLETILFGPVKGRLSYNIQYERDAPIDQKSTDTVSRASLVYNF is encoded by the coding sequence GTGAAACGAACGATCGGCCTATTCGTGCTTGCCGGATCCGCCAGCCCGCTGGCCGCCGCCCCCCTGCCCGATGCGGTGCGTGCGATGATCGAGGATGCGATCCAGTCGGGCGATCCGCAGACGACATCCGCCGTGATCGGCGTCGCCAAGCGGACCAATCCCGAGAGCATCGCCGAGATCGATGCGATGACGAACAGCTATAATCGCGAGGTGGCGGCGCAGGCCAAGGCGAAGGCCGATGCCGAGCGCGAACGGCTGGCGTCGGCGGGCATATTGTCGCTTTGGAAGGGGCAGGTCGAGCTGGGCGGAAGCTGGTCCACCGGCAACACCCGCACGCTGGGCCTCTATGGTGCGACCAATCTGAAGCGCAGCGGGCTGAACTGGGAGCATCTGTTCACCGCGCGGATCGATTATCAGGAGACCGACAAGGTTCCGACGACCGAGCGCGCCGTCGCCGCGTGGCAGCCGCGCTACAAGATCAGCCCGAGCTATTACGCCTTCGGGCTATCGCAATATGAGCATGACCGTTTCCTGGGCTATGATCACCGTTTCACCGGGGGTGCCGGTCTGGGTGTGGTCGCGGTCAATAGCCCCAAGCTGCGCATCGAAGTCGATGCCGGTCCGGTGGTGCGATATACGCGCTTCCGCGATCCGGCCGAACCCGACGAAACCCGCATTGCGGGCCGCGGCAGCATCGATGCGAAGTGGACGCCGTGGTCGCAAGTCACGCTGGCGCAGCAGCTCGCCATCTATGGGCCGGGCGCGCATACGACGGTGACGTCGACATCGTCGCTGGAAACGATCCTGTTCGGGCCGGTGAAGGGGCGGCTTTCGTACAATATCCAGTATGAACGCGATGCACCGATCGACCAGAAAAGCACCGACACGGTTTCGCGCGCGTCGCTGGTCTATAATTTCTGA
- a CDS encoding CvpA family protein, translated as MHSLTALDIVVLIAIFGGAAMGLLRGFVTELLSLFAWVAGIFALKLLHGPATGVLSGIVGTRSGASVLAFALIFIIVFAGGKMIAGALGSRTRSSVLGPLDRALGFGFGAIKGLLIVTLAYLLFNLGYDTIYGVRSERPQWMRDSRTHPLLNATGRAIVDWVGKRRAAGGLIGDGNTAAPAS; from the coding sequence ATGCACAGCCTGACCGCCCTCGACATCGTCGTTCTGATCGCGATCTTCGGGGGCGCGGCGATGGGGTTGCTGCGTGGGTTCGTGACCGAGCTTCTGTCGCTGTTTGCCTGGGTTGCGGGCATCTTTGCGCTCAAGCTGCTGCATGGCCCGGCGACGGGCGTGCTGAGCGGCATTGTCGGCACCCGCAGCGGCGCGAGCGTCCTCGCCTTCGCGCTCATCTTCATCATCGTCTTTGCGGGCGGGAAGATGATCGCGGGCGCATTGGGCAGCCGCACGCGATCCTCGGTCCTCGGCCCGCTCGATCGCGCGCTCGGCTTCGGCTTCGGCGCGATCAAGGGGCTGCTGATCGTGACGCTCGCCTATCTGCTGTTCAATCTCGGTTATGACACGATCTACGGCGTGCGCTCCGAACGGCCGCAATGGATGCGCGACAGTCGCACCCATCCGCTGCTCAACGCCACCGGCCGCGCGATCGTCGACTGGGTCGGCAAGCGCCGCGCCGCCGGCGGCCTGATCGGCGACGGCAACACGGCCGCGCCGGCCAGCTAG
- the radA gene encoding DNA repair protein RadA: MAKPQKRYTCQACGSVASRWQGQCADCGEWNSLVEETTNVTVFAAKHHLRAGGQRIDLVGLDAEIPLPKRASTGIAEFDRALGGGLVPGSATLIGGDPGIGKSTLLLQAAAKIAMAGQSVAYISGEEAADQVRLRARRLGLGQAPVRLASATSVRDILTTLESAPPALLVIDSIQTMHSDLIEGAPGTVSQVRASAQELIRFAKERGTALVLVGHVTKDGAIAGPRVLEHMVDTVLSFEGERSHQYRILRAVKNRFGGTDEIGVFAMAEGGLDEVGNPSALFLTNRGEAMAGATVFPAMEGTRPLLVEIQALVVRLASGATPRRAVVGWDSGRLAMILAVLEARCGLSFSTCEVYLNIAGGYRVADPAADLAVAAALVSALAERPVPTDCVAFGEVALSGEIRPVAHAPLRLKEAAKLGFTRAWQPASAEAQPLITASRFATLAALVDHILQRD; the protein is encoded by the coding sequence ATGGCCAAGCCGCAGAAACGCTACACCTGTCAGGCCTGCGGCAGCGTCGCGAGCCGCTGGCAGGGGCAGTGCGCCGATTGCGGCGAATGGAATTCGCTGGTGGAGGAAACCACCAACGTCACCGTCTTCGCCGCCAAGCACCATCTGCGCGCCGGCGGGCAGCGGATCGATCTGGTCGGCCTCGACGCCGAAATCCCGCTCCCCAAGCGTGCGTCGACCGGCATCGCGGAGTTTGATCGCGCACTGGGCGGCGGACTCGTTCCCGGTTCGGCGACCCTGATCGGCGGCGATCCGGGCATCGGCAAGTCGACGCTCCTTTTGCAGGCCGCCGCCAAGATCGCGATGGCCGGCCAGTCGGTCGCCTATATTTCGGGCGAAGAAGCCGCCGATCAGGTCCGCCTGCGCGCGCGCCGCCTCGGCCTCGGGCAGGCGCCGGTGCGGCTGGCCTCGGCTACGTCGGTGCGCGACATCCTGACCACGCTCGAATCCGCGCCGCCCGCTCTGCTCGTGATCGATTCGATCCAGACGATGCACAGCGATCTGATCGAAGGCGCGCCGGGCACGGTCAGCCAGGTGCGCGCCTCGGCGCAGGAACTCATCCGCTTCGCCAAGGAACGCGGCACCGCGCTCGTCCTCGTCGGCCATGTCACGAAGGACGGCGCGATCGCCGGCCCGCGCGTCCTCGAACATATGGTCGATACGGTGTTGAGCTTCGAAGGCGAGCGCAGCCACCAATATCGCATCCTGCGCGCGGTCAAGAACCGCTTCGGCGGCACCGACGAGATCGGCGTCTTCGCAATGGCCGAAGGCGGCCTCGACGAGGTCGGCAATCCGTCCGCTCTCTTTCTCACCAACCGGGGCGAGGCGATGGCGGGCGCGACGGTGTTTCCCGCGATGGAGGGCACCCGGCCTCTGCTCGTCGAAATCCAGGCACTCGTTGTCCGTCTTGCGAGTGGTGCGACGCCCAGGCGCGCGGTGGTCGGCTGGGATTCGGGTCGCCTCGCGATGATCCTCGCGGTGCTGGAGGCGCGCTGCGGGCTCAGCTTTTCGACCTGCGAAGTCTATCTCAACATCGCCGGCGGCTATCGCGTCGCCGATCCCGCCGCCGATCTCGCGGTCGCCGCTGCTCTGGTTTCCGCGCTCGCCGAACGCCCGGTGCCCACCGATTGCGTCGCCTTCGGCGAAGTCGCGCTCTCGGGCGAAATCCGCCCCGTCGCCCACGCGCCCCTGCGCCTGAAGGAAGCCGCCAAGCTCGGCTTCACCCGCGCCTGGCAACCCGCCTCGGCCGAAGCCCAACCCCTCATCACCGCCAGCCGCTTCGCCACCCTCGCGGCGCTGGTCGATCATATCCTCCAGCGGGACTAA
- a CDS encoding patatin-like protein, with protein MREKELRLALVCYGGISLAVYMHGITKELWRLARASRAFHAGEPAPAAIAGSEAVYHGLLQRIAAEGDLKLMVLIDVIAGASAGGLNGLFLGQAIATGQSLEPLTKLWLENADVEQLIDPDARPLTRFTRAWALPIAWMLTRRRGGTVERTVAPETRAEVRRKLSLFVRARWFHPPFGGKTFTRLILDAFEAMARQPAGRPLLPKRQPIDLSVTATDFHGHRQHLALHSPTIAEEREHRLTIGFSDHGRADRVLGDIAALTFAGRATASFPGAFPPFTVKEVDDVLAERKRTWPTRAEFLTNLLEVGETRAPEDVVLIDGSVLANAPFRPAIDALRNRPARREVDRRFVYIDPTLGNPIIAGKMSGEKPGFLATIFGALSTIPREQPIHDNLEAIEARSRRIEQTKHIIAAIRGEVNEAVEGAMGNILLLYRPSTERVRSWRLKSHELAAKQAGFAYAGYIHLKLATIGDELTETIVQLGGHDEPAELRMIRAAVGAHIRALGDDTGAEPVIEFLKTHDLGYRIRRLRFLADRLTEIEAGGESDPQAIEAARTAIYESLAPYLDMQMRDHYPSPVAGAARGAIGDIATAIAAIGSFRAIETIDEATDQRIAAVLPRLSRGDRKTLLLAYLGFTFYDLATLSLLRPQGAQEFHAIKVDRISPDDAGSIRKGGAAATLRGVEFNCFGAFFSRAYRENDYLWGRLHGAERMIDLIMSTLPDASIIPGDEIADIKRTLFHAIITEERGRLADPLLDALAAEIG; from the coding sequence ATGAGGGAGAAGGAGCTGCGGCTCGCGCTGGTCTGCTATGGCGGGATCAGCCTGGCCGTTTACATGCACGGGATCACCAAGGAGCTGTGGCGGCTGGCGCGGGCCAGCCGGGCGTTCCATGCAGGCGAACCGGCGCCCGCCGCGATCGCGGGCAGCGAGGCGGTCTATCACGGCCTGCTCCAGCGGATCGCCGCCGAGGGCGACCTGAAGCTGATGGTGCTGATCGACGTGATCGCAGGCGCGAGCGCGGGCGGGCTGAACGGCCTGTTCCTGGGGCAGGCGATCGCGACCGGGCAGTCGCTGGAGCCGCTGACCAAACTGTGGCTCGAAAATGCCGATGTCGAGCAGTTGATCGATCCCGATGCGCGCCCGCTGACGCGCTTCACGCGGGCGTGGGCGCTGCCGATCGCGTGGATGCTGACGCGACGGCGTGGCGGCACCGTGGAGCGCACCGTCGCGCCCGAGACGCGGGCCGAGGTGCGGCGCAAGCTGTCTTTGTTCGTCCGGGCGCGCTGGTTCCACCCGCCCTTTGGCGGCAAGACCTTCACCCGCCTGATCCTCGATGCGTTCGAGGCGATGGCGCGGCAGCCGGCGGGGCGGCCCTTGCTGCCCAAGCGCCAGCCGATCGATCTCAGCGTCACCGCCACCGATTTCCACGGCCACCGCCAGCATCTGGCGCTGCACAGCCCCACCATCGCCGAGGAGCGCGAGCATCGGCTGACGATCGGTTTTTCGGATCATGGCCGCGCCGATCGCGTGCTGGGCGATATCGCCGCGCTGACCTTCGCAGGTCGCGCGACCGCCAGCTTCCCCGGCGCCTTCCCGCCCTTCACGGTGAAGGAGGTGGACGATGTGCTGGCCGAGCGGAAGCGGACATGGCCGACGCGCGCCGAATTCCTGACCAACCTGCTCGAGGTGGGCGAGACGCGCGCGCCGGAGGACGTGGTGCTGATCGACGGATCGGTGCTGGCCAACGCGCCCTTCCGCCCCGCAATCGACGCGCTGCGCAACCGCCCGGCGCGGCGCGAGGTCGACCGGCGCTTCGTCTATATCGATCCGACGTTGGGCAACCCGATCATCGCGGGGAAGATGAGCGGAGAGAAGCCGGGATTCCTGGCCACCATCTTCGGCGCGCTTTCCACCATTCCGCGCGAACAGCCGATCCACGACAATCTGGAGGCGATCGAGGCGCGATCGCGGCGGATCGAGCAGACCAAGCATATCATCGCGGCGATCCGCGGCGAGGTGAACGAAGCGGTCGAGGGCGCGATGGGCAATATCCTGCTGCTCTACCGCCCCAGCACCGAACGGGTGCGCAGCTGGCGCCTCAAATCGCACGAACTGGCGGCGAAACAAGCGGGCTTTGCCTATGCGGGCTATATCCACCTGAAGCTGGCGACGATCGGCGACGAGCTGACCGAGACGATCGTGCAGCTGGGCGGGCATGACGAGCCGGCCGAGCTGCGCATGATCCGCGCGGCGGTGGGCGCGCATATCCGCGCGTTGGGTGACGATACCGGCGCCGAGCCGGTGATCGAGTTCCTCAAGACCCACGACCTTGGCTATCGCATCCGGCGGCTGCGCTTCCTGGCCGATCGGCTGACCGAGATCGAGGCGGGGGGCGAGAGCGATCCACAAGCGATCGAGGCGGCGCGCACCGCGATCTACGAATCGCTGGCGCCCTATCTCGATATGCAGATGCGCGATCATTATCCGAGCCCCGTCGCGGGCGCGGCGCGCGGCGCGATTGGCGACATCGCGACCGCCATCGCCGCGATCGGATCGTTCCGCGCGATCGAGACGATCGACGAGGCGACCGACCAGCGGATCGCCGCCGTCCTGCCCCGCCTGTCGCGCGGCGACCGCAAGACGCTGCTGCTCGCCTATCTGGGCTTCACCTTCTACGATCTGGCGACGCTATCGCTGCTGCGGCCGCAGGGGGCGCAGGAATTCCACGCGATCAAGGTCGACCGCATTTCGCCCGACGATGCCGGATCGATCCGCAAGGGCGGTGCCGCGGCGACATTGCGCGGCGTGGAGTTCAACTGCTTCGGCGCCTTCTTCTCGCGCGCCTATCGCGAGAATGACTATCTGTGGGGGCGGCTGCACGGGGCGGAGCGGATGATCGACCTGATCATGTCCACCCTGCCCGATGCATCGATCATCCCCGGCGACGAGATCGCGGACATCAAGCGCACCCTGTTCCACGCGATCATCACCGAGGAGCGCGGGCGACTGGCCGATCCGCTGCTCGACGCGCTGGCGGCGGAGATCGGGTGA
- a CDS encoding DUF1049 domain-containing protein — MQFLKILFWAILAVVLAAFARANWGAVTIRLWADIVMDIKLPVLLVIAVLVGFLPTYALLRTERWRSKRRIASMERNAEQMGLTNGAVADESPTPVPATPILD; from the coding sequence ATGCAGTTCCTGAAGATCCTGTTCTGGGCGATATTGGCGGTGGTTCTGGCCGCCTTTGCGCGCGCCAATTGGGGCGCTGTGACGATCCGGCTGTGGGCCGACATCGTGATGGACATCAAGCTGCCCGTGCTGCTGGTGATCGCGGTGCTGGTCGGTTTCCTACCCACCTATGCGCTGCTGCGCACCGAACGGTGGCGTTCCAAGCGGCGGATCGCGTCGATGGAACGCAATGCCGAGCAGATGGGGTTGACGAACGGGGCGGTCGCGGACGAAAGCCCGACGCCAGTTCCCGCCACCCCGATCCTGGATTGA
- the pyrF gene encoding orotidine-5'-phosphate decarboxylase — protein sequence MRSPIYVAIDTPDIARAKAIAAKVKNHVGGLKLGLEFFSAHGQAGVREIAAIGLPIFLDLKLHDIPNTVAKAVQALGGLNPAILTVHAAGGRAMMEDAKAAAPVGTKVVAVTVLTSLDGDDLNAIGVTDGDPHAQVERLTRLAMEAGVDGVVCSGNEVAAAKKIWPKGFFVVPGIRPAEGHHGDQKRVMTPRKALDAGASILVIGRPITQAEDPDAAARVIEATL from the coding sequence ATGCGAAGCCCGATCTACGTTGCCATCGACACGCCCGACATCGCCCGCGCCAAGGCGATCGCCGCCAAGGTGAAGAATCATGTCGGCGGGCTGAAGCTGGGCCTCGAATTCTTTTCCGCCCACGGTCAGGCGGGCGTGCGCGAAATCGCCGCGATCGGCCTGCCGATCTTCCTCGACCTCAAGCTCCACGACATTCCGAACACCGTCGCCAAGGCGGTGCAGGCGCTGGGCGGGCTGAACCCCGCCATCCTGACCGTGCACGCCGCCGGCGGCCGCGCGATGATGGAGGATGCCAAGGCAGCCGCACCGGTGGGCACCAAGGTGGTTGCCGTCACCGTCCTCACCAGCCTGGACGGCGACGATCTGAACGCGATCGGCGTGACCGACGGCGATCCGCACGCGCAGGTCGAACGCCTCACGCGGCTGGCGATGGAGGCCGGCGTGGACGGCGTCGTCTGTTCGGGCAACGAGGTCGCCGCCGCCAAGAAGATCTGGCCGAAGGGCTTCTTCGTCGTGCCCGGCATCCGCCCGGCCGAGGGGCATCATGGCGACCAGAAGCGGGTGATGACCCCGCGCAAGGCGCTCGATGCCGGCGCCTCCATCCTCGTCATCGGCCGCCCGATCACCCAGGCCGAAGACCCCGACGCCGCCGCCCGCGTGATCGAGGCCACGCTCTGA
- a CDS encoding DUF5818 domain-containing protein, with protein sequence MLLRDGGGFVLKRDSGGTYSLELHRTPVDLVEKRVRLVGVETAPGHVEADGVQPA encoded by the coding sequence ATGCTGCTGCGCGACGGCGGCGGCTTCGTGCTGAAGCGCGATTCGGGCGGCACCTACAGCCTGGAATTGCATCGCACGCCGGTCGATCTAGTCGAAAAGCGCGTACGGCTGGTCGGCGTCGAAACCGCGCCGGGCCATGTCGAAGCGGACGGCGTTCAGCCCGCCTGA
- a CDS encoding TonB-dependent receptor gives MNMRALLLAGVATLVLATSAHAEQAAIQQTAPAADQSDTPEARSLSGDVIVVTARRKNEAAQEVPLAISVIKGDSIEATGNFNVVKLQQLAPTLQVYTTNPRNTSVNIRGLGVPFGLTSDGFEQGVGIYVDDVYNSRVAAAVFDFLDVSQVEVLRGPQGTLYGKNTTAGAINITTNQPTFDFEGSAELTAGNLNYKQAKGAVSGPITDTLAARIAVANTTRRGTIYNVRTQRWINEQDNLGLRGTLLFKPSEDLSITLTGDYSKQDPEGFGTTFVRVGRTQRALNRQYDALVAAYNAANPTRPYSVPSRNPYDRLTDIDANLNAGNKIGGASLKVKWDVGAGTFQSITAWRFWDWKPENDRDFTGLSIVSKSQNPSQQDQYSQEFRYNQEGEKIDFVVGLFGFKQRIDTQGTEQQGPDASRWSLTGAQANDPSILNGLTATNTQFLKATSGALFGQLSYKVTDKLTIQPGARVNYDKKSGFYQRIVTTGAGAVINCTPAPAAGTVLAAQCGVYQPQNTSPSVSKWNFSYDLNVNYKFARDILGYATYAKSFKTVGINQNGLPLTAANVPDLTASTVKPESVNHYEIGLKTQFFNRLATFNLTAFRTDIKNFQATVNGGQFGTVRGYLANAGKVRSQGVEADFKIRTSDRFTAYANGAYTDAKYKKFVNAPCPPELSGGTLQAANATPDYSQPGVAGALSPRQCDISGQQLPGVSKWAFSYGAEVNTPVTLLAKEGQVYFGVDGNYRNRWNSNASPSIYTEVKGYALTNFRAGFRGEGFDVFAWVRNAFDVNYIENLQVAPGNVGLIAGQTGDPRTWGGTIKTKF, from the coding sequence ATGAATATGCGCGCCTTGCTTCTGGCAGGAGTGGCAACCCTTGTGCTTGCGACATCGGCCCATGCCGAACAGGCAGCGATCCAGCAGACGGCGCCGGCCGCGGATCAATCCGACACGCCCGAGGCGCGCTCGCTGTCCGGCGACGTGATCGTCGTCACCGCGCGCCGCAAGAACGAAGCCGCGCAGGAAGTGCCGCTGGCGATCTCCGTCATCAAGGGCGACAGCATCGAGGCGACCGGCAATTTCAACGTCGTGAAGCTGCAGCAGCTGGCCCCCACGCTGCAGGTCTATACGACCAACCCGCGCAACACGTCGGTCAACATTCGCGGTCTGGGCGTTCCGTTCGGCCTGACCAGCGACGGTTTCGAACAGGGCGTCGGCATCTATGTCGACGACGTTTATAATTCGCGCGTCGCCGCCGCGGTATTCGACTTCCTCGACGTGTCGCAGGTCGAAGTGCTGCGCGGCCCGCAGGGCACGCTGTACGGCAAGAACACCACTGCCGGCGCGATCAACATCACCACCAACCAGCCGACCTTCGATTTCGAAGGCAGCGCCGAGCTGACCGCCGGCAACCTGAACTACAAGCAGGCGAAGGGCGCGGTTTCCGGCCCGATCACCGACACGCTGGCGGCGCGCATCGCCGTGGCCAACACCACGCGCCGCGGCACGATCTACAATGTCCGAACGCAGCGCTGGATCAACGAACAGGACAATCTTGGCCTGCGCGGCACCCTGTTGTTCAAGCCCAGCGAAGATCTGAGCATCACGCTGACGGGCGATTACAGCAAGCAGGATCCCGAAGGCTTCGGCACCACCTTCGTCCGCGTCGGCCGCACGCAGCGCGCGCTCAACCGCCAGTATGACGCGCTGGTCGCGGCCTATAACGCCGCCAACCCGACCCGCCCCTACTCGGTGCCGAGCCGCAATCCCTATGACCGCCTGACCGACATCGACGCGAACCTGAACGCGGGCAACAAGATCGGCGGCGCATCGCTGAAGGTGAAGTGGGATGTCGGCGCCGGCACCTTCCAGTCGATCACCGCATGGCGCTTCTGGGACTGGAAGCCCGAGAACGACCGCGATTTCACCGGCCTTTCGATCGTGTCCAAGTCGCAGAACCCGTCGCAGCAGGACCAGTATAGCCAGGAGTTCCGCTACAATCAGGAAGGCGAGAAGATCGACTTCGTCGTCGGCCTGTTCGGCTTCAAGCAGCGCATCGACACGCAGGGCACCGAACAGCAGGGGCCGGACGCGAGCCGCTGGAGCCTGACCGGCGCACAGGCGAACGATCCGAGCATCCTGAACGGCCTGACCGCGACCAACACCCAGTTCCTGAAGGCGACCAGCGGCGCACTGTTCGGCCAGCTGAGCTACAAGGTGACCGACAAGCTGACGATCCAGCCGGGCGCTCGCGTCAATTACGACAAGAAATCGGGCTTCTATCAGCGCATCGTCACCACCGGCGCGGGCGCGGTGATCAACTGCACCCCGGCGCCGGCCGCCGGCACCGTGCTGGCCGCGCAGTGCGGCGTCTATCAGCCGCAGAACACGTCGCCCTCGGTCAGCAAGTGGAACTTCAGCTACGACCTGAACGTGAACTATAAGTTCGCGCGCGACATCCTGGGCTACGCAACCTACGCCAAGAGCTTCAAGACCGTCGGCATCAACCAGAACGGCCTGCCGCTGACGGCGGCGAACGTGCCCGATCTGACGGCCAGCACGGTGAAGCCCGAATCGGTCAACCATTATGAAATCGGCCTGAAGACCCAGTTCTTCAACCGTCTGGCAACCTTCAACCTCACCGCCTTCCGCACCGACATCAAGAATTTCCAGGCGACGGTGAACGGCGGGCAGTTCGGCACGGTGCGCGGCTATCTGGCCAATGCGGGCAAGGTGCGGTCGCAGGGCGTCGAAGCGGATTTCAAGATTCGCACCAGCGACCGTTTCACCGCTTATGCCAACGGTGCCTATACCGACGCCAAGTATAAGAAGTTCGTCAACGCCCCCTGCCCGCCCGAACTGTCGGGCGGCACGCTGCAGGCGGCCAATGCGACGCCCGATTATTCGCAGCCGGGCGTGGCCGGTGCGCTGAGCCCCCGTCAGTGCGACATTTCGGGTCAGCAGCTGCCGGGTGTGTCGAAGTGGGCCTTCTCCTACGGGGCCGAGGTCAACACGCCGGTCACGCTGCTGGCGAAGGAAGGCCAGGTCTATTTCGGCGTCGACGGCAATTATCGTAACCGCTGGAACTCGAACGCGTCGCCGTCGATCTACACCGAGGTGAAGGGCTATGCGCTGACCAACTTCCGCGCCGGCTTCCGTGGCGAGGGCTTCGACGTCTTCGCCTGGGTCCGCAACGCCTTCGACGTCAACTATATCGAAAACCTGCAGGTGGCGCCGGGCAATGTCGGCCTGATCGCCGGCCAGACGGGCGATCCGCGCACCTGGGGCGGGACGATCAAGACGAAGTTCTGA
- a CDS encoding sulfite exporter TauE/SafE family protein — protein MFSFSLPELTFAQLQAIAPFIGVGFAAQVVDGALGMAFGVITNTMLVSVLGLPPARASASVHVVETFTTAASAVSHIFQRNVDWRLFSRLVGPGIIGGVTGAYLLSNIDGSITRPFVMAYLVGIGIYLLWKAWKLDHGAAHRPARVIAPLGLVGGFLDAAGGGGWGPVVTSNLLVQGTEPRKTIGTVNTAEFFLTSAISATFIFNLGLGAFTIAAVGLIIGGLCAAPIGALLVKRIPAKRLLALVGVILIATSVYSLWKALS, from the coding sequence ATGTTCTCCTTCTCGCTCCCCGAGCTGACATTCGCGCAACTCCAGGCGATCGCCCCCTTCATCGGGGTGGGCTTCGCCGCCCAGGTGGTCGACGGCGCACTGGGCATGGCGTTCGGCGTCATCACCAACACGATGCTGGTCAGCGTGCTGGGCCTGCCGCCCGCGCGCGCATCGGCCAGCGTGCATGTGGTGGAAACGTTCACGACGGCAGCGTCGGCGGTGAGCCATATCTTCCAGCGGAACGTCGACTGGCGGCTGTTCAGCCGACTGGTCGGGCCGGGGATCATCGGCGGCGTGACGGGCGCCTATCTGCTGTCCAACATCGACGGATCGATCACGCGGCCGTTCGTGATGGCCTATCTGGTCGGCATCGGCATCTATCTGCTGTGGAAGGCGTGGAAGCTGGATCATGGCGCGGCGCACCGGCCCGCGCGCGTCATCGCGCCGCTGGGCCTCGTCGGCGGCTTCCTCGACGCGGCGGGCGGCGGCGGCTGGGGACCGGTGGTGACGTCCAACCTGCTGGTGCAGGGCACCGAACCGCGCAAGACGATCGGCACGGTCAACACGGCCGAATTCTTCCTGACGAGCGCGATCTCCGCGACCTTCATCTTCAACCTGGGTCTGGGCGCCTTCACGATCGCCGCCGTCGGCCTGATCATCGGCGGCCTGTGCGCCGCGCCGATCGGCGCGCTGTTGGTGAAGCGCATCCCGGCCAAGCGCCTGCTGGCGCTGGTGGGCGTGATCCTGATCGCGACGAGCGTGTACAGCCTGTGGAAGGCGTTGAGTTGA